In a genomic window of Nostoc sp. UHCC 0870:
- a CDS encoding YihY/virulence factor BrkB family protein — MNLQAIWQLFQEAFREWNEDQASRLAAALAYYTVFSIAPLLIIIIAIAGAIFGEEAARGEIVNQIQSVVGRQGAEFIEIAIQNASRPQAGTIASVISLVVLLLGATGVFTELQDSLNTIWEVKTKPGRGVKNIIRKRLLSFAMILVIGFLLLASLVISAVLAAVVNYFSGVLPGIGYLWQILSFVISFAIATIMFGLIFKVLPDVRLAWSDVLIGASLTSLLFSIGNFLLGKYLGSSSFDSAYGAAGSLVVLLIWVYYTAQILFFGAEFTQVYARKYGRRIVPNHNAVSIKGDR; from the coding sequence ATGAACTTGCAGGCGATTTGGCAACTTTTTCAGGAAGCATTTAGAGAATGGAATGAGGATCAGGCTTCGCGCTTGGCTGCTGCTTTGGCTTACTATACGGTTTTTTCGATCGCACCGTTGCTAATTATTATAATTGCGATCGCAGGTGCAATATTTGGTGAAGAGGCCGCCAGGGGTGAGATTGTTAACCAAATTCAAAGTGTAGTTGGTAGACAAGGGGCAGAATTCATCGAGATAGCCATTCAAAATGCCAGTAGGCCACAGGCTGGAACAATCGCCTCTGTGATTAGTTTGGTAGTGCTGCTATTGGGTGCGACTGGTGTGTTTACTGAGTTACAAGATTCTCTTAACACAATTTGGGAAGTAAAAACAAAACCAGGACGTGGTGTGAAGAACATCATTCGCAAACGTCTTTTATCCTTTGCCATGATCTTGGTGATTGGCTTTCTGCTGTTAGCTTCTTTGGTAATTAGTGCAGTATTAGCAGCAGTCGTGAATTATTTTAGTGGCGTATTACCAGGGATTGGTTATCTCTGGCAGATACTGAGCTTTGTTATTTCCTTTGCGATCGCTACAATCATGTTTGGGCTAATTTTTAAAGTCCTACCTGATGTGAGACTAGCTTGGAGTGATGTGTTAATCGGTGCTAGTTTGACCTCACTGTTATTTTCTATCGGTAATTTTTTATTAGGAAAATATTTAGGTAGTAGCAGCTTTGACTCGGCTTATGGTGCGGCTGGTTCACTGGTAGTTCTTCTGATTTGGGTTTACTATACTGCCCAAATTTTGTTTTTTGGGGCTGAATTTACCCAGGTTTATGCTAGGAAGTACGGTAGACGCATTGTTCCGAATCATAACGCTGTGTCTATAAAAGGTGACAGGTGA
- a CDS encoding cyanophycin synthetase translates to MPLVTSIIQKIAPQIGAVVVIDPEYQLVGHITFKNGHKTFFSTTKLNINGFGSAEIAKDKGYSNFFLKHFGYKVTEGKTFFSHKLCEKISNDRNIDVGFEYAQTLGFPVIVKPINLSQGKLVTKVHNKTEYYQVVRKILQINSGLIVEKFYVGKDYRIVVIDNEVIAAYQRLPLSVIGDGESTILELLHQKQENFMQSGRKKIIDFDDFRIKRKLKRQNLNFSSIIPNGKIIYILDNANLSSGGEAVDVTESIHPDFQKLALNVAKDMGLRLIGLDIITHDLTRPMVDYVIIEVNGSPSLTHYASIGDVQIQRVEQLYLKILQALEKDYHSQN, encoded by the coding sequence ATGCCATTAGTAACATCAATAATTCAAAAAATTGCACCCCAAATAGGTGCAGTAGTTGTCATAGATCCAGAATATCAATTGGTGGGACATATTACTTTTAAAAATGGGCATAAAACATTTTTTAGCACGACGAAATTAAATATTAATGGTTTTGGATCAGCCGAGATAGCAAAAGATAAAGGTTATTCTAATTTTTTTCTCAAACATTTTGGATATAAAGTTACTGAAGGCAAAACATTTTTTAGCCATAAGTTGTGTGAAAAGATTAGTAATGATAGAAATATAGATGTCGGATTTGAATATGCTCAAACTTTAGGATTTCCTGTAATAGTTAAACCAATTAATCTCAGCCAGGGAAAACTAGTTACTAAAGTTCATAATAAAACAGAGTACTATCAAGTAGTTAGAAAAATATTGCAAATTAATTCAGGGCTAATTGTAGAAAAATTTTATGTGGGTAAAGATTACAGAATTGTAGTCATAGATAATGAAGTAATTGCAGCATATCAAAGACTGCCTTTATCCGTGATCGGTGATGGTGAATCTACTATTTTAGAGCTACTTCACCAAAAGCAAGAAAATTTTATGCAAAGTGGTAGAAAAAAAATAATAGATTTTGATGATTTCCGCATCAAACGTAAACTAAAAAGACAGAATCTCAATTTCAGCAGTATTATTCCTAATGGTAAAATTATCTACATTTTAGACAACGCTAATTTATCTAGTGGTGGAGAAGCAGTAGATGTCACCGAAAGTATCCACCCTGACTTTCAAAAACTAGCTTTAAATGTCGCCAAAGATATGGGCTTGAGATTAATAGGTTTGGATATCATTACCCATGATCTAACCAGACCAATGGTAGATTATGTCATCATAGAAGTTAACGGTTCGCCTAGCTTAACTCACTATGCCTCAATAGGAGATGTCCAAATTCAAAGAGTTGAACAGCTATATCTCAAGATTCTTCAGGCATTAGAAAAAGATTATCACAGCCAGAATTGA
- a CDS encoding PHP domain-containing protein has translation MVVNFARTSASRELLQEVFQNIDAQSCPKLFNFHMHTVYSDGRLQPSVLMEQAIAIGLNGLAITDHHTIGGYEAAKAWLEDWKWTNPGVTTPHLWSGVEVNANLLNVEVHILAYDFQPAHLSMRPYLQRKVTTDQEYEAGNVIAAIHSAGGLAVLAHPARYKRSHFDLIPAAVEYGIDGVETFYAYNNPNPWKPSVKESQQVQQLAQEYGLLNTCGTDTHGLNLLQRL, from the coding sequence ATGGTAGTAAATTTTGCCCGGACATCTGCTTCTAGGGAACTCCTACAGGAAGTTTTCCAGAATATAGATGCCCAAAGTTGTCCGAAATTATTTAACTTTCATATGCACACGGTCTACTCAGACGGTAGATTACAGCCTAGTGTGTTGATGGAGCAAGCGATCGCTATTGGCTTAAATGGCTTGGCGATTACCGACCATCATACTATCGGTGGCTACGAAGCGGCAAAAGCTTGGCTAGAAGACTGGAAGTGGACAAATCCCGGCGTAACTACTCCGCACCTATGGAGTGGTGTAGAAGTGAACGCCAATTTATTGAATGTGGAAGTTCATATTTTGGCATATGATTTTCAGCCAGCACACCTAAGTATGAGACCTTATTTACAAAGAAAGGTAACTACTGATCAAGAATATGAAGCAGGTAATGTGATTGCGGCGATTCATTCGGCTGGGGGATTGGCTGTATTAGCCCATCCAGCACGTTACAAGCGATCGCACTTTGACTTAATTCCCGCAGCCGTAGAATATGGGATTGATGGTGTAGAAACATTCTACGCTTACAACAACCCCAACCCCTGGAAACCCAGCGTCAAAGAATCACAGCAGGTACAACAACTAGCTCAAGAATATGGGCTGTTAAATACTTGTGGTACTGACACTCACGGTTTAAACCTCCTGCAACGGCTGTAA
- the purM gene encoding phosphoribosylformylglycinamidine cyclo-ligase, translating into MDYRDAGVDVEAGRAFVDQIRNLVHSTFRPEVLGGLGGFGGCFELPGGYKQPVLVSGTDGVGTKLKIAHILNRHDTVGIDLVAMCVNDVLTSGAEPLFFLDYVATGKLDKEQLTQVVAGIASGCKLAGCALLGGETAEMPGFYQVGEYDLAGFCVGIVEKSQMLNGSQVEVGDVAIALASSGVHSNGLSLVRKVVSDGGFSWDDTPELLGGATIGEAFLQPTRIYVKSVLAARKAGIEIHGMAHITGGGLPENLPRCLGKGQSLKIDPNSWTIPPIFQWLAEAGSVSTEAMYNTFNMGIGFVLLIPPHEVEQTIKFFDAEKIPACVVGEVIAGEGILVGL; encoded by the coding sequence ATGGATTATCGGGATGCAGGGGTTGATGTAGAAGCTGGTCGAGCTTTTGTAGATCAAATTCGCAATTTGGTTCACAGCACTTTTAGACCAGAAGTTCTGGGCGGATTGGGTGGTTTTGGTGGTTGTTTTGAACTTCCAGGCGGTTACAAACAACCTGTATTGGTTTCTGGAACTGATGGTGTGGGGACAAAGCTGAAAATTGCTCACATTCTCAACCGTCATGACACTGTTGGCATTGATTTAGTCGCTATGTGTGTTAATGATGTGTTGACATCAGGGGCTGAACCATTGTTCTTTTTAGATTATGTCGCCACGGGCAAACTAGATAAAGAGCAGCTAACTCAAGTAGTGGCGGGTATCGCCTCTGGGTGTAAGCTGGCGGGTTGTGCTTTGTTGGGAGGAGAAACAGCAGAAATGCCTGGTTTCTACCAAGTTGGTGAGTATGATTTGGCTGGTTTCTGTGTGGGAATTGTGGAAAAAAGCCAAATGCTCAACGGTTCTCAGGTAGAAGTTGGCGATGTAGCGATCGCACTTGCTAGTTCTGGGGTACACAGTAATGGTTTAAGCTTAGTTCGTAAGGTTGTCAGTGATGGGGGCTTTAGTTGGGATGACACACCAGAATTATTAGGTGGTGCAACTATCGGCGAAGCATTTCTGCAACCTACACGCATCTATGTCAAATCTGTTTTGGCTGCACGAAAAGCCGGCATAGAAATTCACGGGATGGCACATATTACAGGCGGTGGCTTGCCGGAAAATTTACCTAGGTGTTTGGGCAAAGGTCAATCCCTGAAAATTGACCCCAACAGTTGGACTATTCCCCCGATTTTTCAATGGCTAGCTGAAGCCGGTTCTGTCAGTACGGAAGCCATGTATAACACTTTCAACATGGGTATTGGTTTTGTCTTGCTCATCCCACCCCATGAAGTAGAACAGACTATTAAATTCTTTGACGCAGAGAAGATTCCAGCTTGTGTGGTTGGTGAAGTGATTGCTGGTGAAGGTATATTGGTAGGATTGTAA
- a CDS encoding superoxide dismutase: MAFTQPALPYDFNALENYGMKAETFEYHYGKHHKAYVDNLNKLTDGTELADKSLEEVIQISFKDSSKAGIFNNAAQVWNHTFFWNCLKPAGGGAPTGELAAKIEKDFGSFDKFKEEFSNAAATQFGSGWAWLVDDGGTLKVMKTPNAENPLAHGKKALLTIDVWEHAYYIDFRNARPGFIKNFLDQLVNWDFVAANLAKA; this comes from the coding sequence ATGGCATTCACACAACCAGCGTTACCTTACGACTTTAATGCTTTAGAGAACTATGGCATGAAAGCTGAAACCTTTGAGTATCACTATGGCAAGCATCATAAAGCTTATGTAGATAACCTCAACAAGCTGACCGACGGTACAGAATTGGCTGACAAATCCTTAGAAGAAGTCATTCAAATCTCCTTTAAAGACTCTTCTAAAGCTGGAATATTCAACAACGCCGCCCAAGTTTGGAATCATACCTTCTTCTGGAATTGTTTGAAACCCGCAGGCGGTGGCGCACCTACTGGTGAACTGGCAGCTAAGATTGAGAAAGATTTTGGTAGCTTTGACAAATTCAAAGAAGAGTTTTCTAATGCGGCTGCAACTCAGTTCGGTAGTGGCTGGGCTTGGTTGGTTGATGATGGTGGGACACTAAAAGTAATGAAAACACCAAACGCAGAAAACCCCCTAGCTCATGGTAAGAAGGCACTCCTAACCATAGATGTTTGGGAACACGCCTACTACATTGACTTCAGAAATGCTCGTCCAGGATTTATCAAAAACTTCTTAGATCAATTAGTAAACTGGGACTTTGTGGCTGCAAATCTAGCTAAAGCCTAA